In Antarcticibacterium arcticum, the genomic stretch TGGTATTATTGAAGGAACCTTCTCTACCAGGGCAAGTGCGATCGCTTTTAGTTTTTTTATGGCCATTTTTCCTTTTTTGATCTTCATTCTAAACCTGATTCCCTATATCAATTTTATAGATGATTTCCAATTGCATTTCCTGGTGTTTATGGATTCTCTTATGCCACCCACAACCTCTGAAGCTTTTAATGATATATTCTATGATATCGCCAGTACTCCCAGAGCCGGGCTGTTGTCTTTCACCTTTTTATTGTCATTATTCTTAATGACCAATGGTGTAAATGCGATATTTACCGGCTTTGAATTTTCATATCATACGCATGTTAACCGTTCCATATTGAGGCAATACCTTATAGCTATAGGGGTTTCGGTTATCATGGCATTGTTGTTGCTTCTTACAGTAATAGTAGCGGTTTATTTGACATATGCGGTAGATGACCTGCAGGATCTTGGTTTCATTTTTAAAGATCTATTCACGGCGCAGCTAATGTCCTATGCGACTTTTATAATACTGGTATATATTGCAGTGGCAACTTTATATTATTTTGGAACAAGGG encodes the following:
- a CDS encoding YihY/virulence factor BrkB family protein — encoded protein: MVSNETKKISVLERISKFWERKTSKIILPGMEGLTFFDLWAIYLNGIIEGTFSTRASAIAFSFFMAIFPFLIFILNLIPYINFIDDFQLHFLVFMDSLMPPTTSEAFNDIFYDIASTPRAGLLSFTFLLSLFLMTNGVNAIFTGFEFSYHTHVNRSILRQYLIAIGVSVIMALLLLLTVIVAVYLTYAVDDLQDLGFIFKDLFTAQLMSYATFIILVYIAVATLYYFGTREGRQSSFFSVGALFTTLLIILTTFLFGLYITNFSNYNELYGSIGALLVLMVYIWLNSNVLLLGFELNASLNKLRKNFNDLT